The nucleotide sequence AAGGTGAAGGACAATGCACTTACACAGGGGCATCCTCAGCAAGTCAGATGCCTACAACGTTTTTTCTCTCACTGAGAAACAAGTTTGGTTCACCTGGGAGTTTCAGAACCATTACTGGAAGTTATTACTGAATTTCaaatagaaaactgaaaaaagataCAAAAGGATCAAGTACCTGGTTCCATTAACATGGTTACTGATAAAAGTCATGTTTTCCTCATTATTACACATGCATGTAAGATGAAGAAAAAGTGtagaaagtaataaaaatgtgtcaccttccccctccctcttcccacaTCTTCCTGGGCATAAATTAAGCCTTACAAATGAAAAGGCTACTCTGTGACAtgcaatttctcttttaattaaaaagctgGCTGTGTTGTGTTACATTACAAAATGTCCACATGCATAAATctaaaaaaagccccaaaatctACTGTAAATCTACAACATACTAATGATTTACATTTGACTGCTGATTCGCTTTATGTTGAAGTCTTAGATTTGGTAAAGCATCGTAACAATGTAGGAAGGCATCTACATCTTTAAACTCTGGactgtatttgctttttttttttataattttttaattttcctagaaAATTGCATGAAGGCTAACTAGAGAGGCTTCCTATCATAAAAATCCAAAATCTTGATATGTCATCACCGTCTAGGTCACCCTTACTTACAAATATTGCCCTTCCAAAGCACGTGTCTCCAACTGCTCCTTGTCTCGTGAACCGAACTTCTACACATCTGATCCTTTAAATGACTCATGGAAATATCAGATATGATAGGAAGACAAACCTGAGATACATTTGAAGTACAACAGTATAACTTGCTAACTCCTTCATTAATAAAGAAAACCTCTCTGAAAAGCCTTCCCGAgcttttccctgtttgtttttgttttttttttgtctcaacAACAAATTCTGAAACATGTGCAATTTTATCTTGACATGAGTAGACTTCAAAGCACTGTGATCTTGTCTGATAGATGTAGGAATTTCTGCATAATCATTACAGTAACTTTAAGAGTCTTTTCCACCCTGCTGTAAAGGTCAGAAAAAAGCTGCAAACTAGGAGGGGAATAGCATTATCACCAGAGTGATGTGTCTGAAGCTTTTCAGAATAGGTTGTTTCTCCCTCCTTCcaagtgtctgtctgtctgtctccgTTTTCTTCTAACAGCTCACAAAACGTAGTCAGTTTTATATCAAGTTAAAGAGTCACATCGGCTTAGTACGAGTCCTTCTATGCAGTGTTGGACTTGCTGAGTTCCTGCCTGATagctgcagagagacagagacagggTTAGCAAATCAAATGGAGTAGTCTTTACTTTAGGGCAGCAAGCTGGAACACACAACTGACCCCCCAAAGCAGGCTCACCCTGCTCTCACAACACGAAGAACCAGCACCTAAGGCAGCCCCATGGGGCTTCAGACAAGTGGCATTATCAACCAGGCACTGCCTTGTTTCTTCCTGGAAAATTTATGttgaaaaattatattaatttttagttCCCATCTCCAGCAAGCCTGTGGGGAACACCACCATTGGGATTTTCAAAGagattttcattaatttttgttatttaagaGCAGCCTTAGGGCTCTGTTTGCACTCTACTGCTCTAAAAGGCCGTGGTACAACACAGCACAAACAAAATATAGGGAAAAGCACCACATTCTCCTTTGTCCCAAGCCAGCCAGTTCTCTCTACATCATCAGTTGATGACATTCAATATTTTACCAGCAGTGGTATTAGATTAgtatgactttttttcctttccacactTTGTTTTGGTACATTCCACAAAgccaaaaagaacaaaaaggcCCACCAAAGTTGTAAATCATACACAGAGTTCTGCTTAAATCCTTTAGGATTATGTTTTCTCAATGATTTCCCTTAAGTACAGAAGACTACAGAGGAAAATAGCTTctgttaaaatagaaatgaaagctgggagactttttttctttgactctTATGTTACAGATCAAAGAGGTAACTGAAAGCTGGAAGCATGATTCTCTTCTGAATATTTCTagttttcagcagctctggattatttaaaaacaacccACCTACCACCAGATGATACTAAGGATAACTTCAAATCACTCCAATACAGCATCACTTCAACTCTTAAAAAGACACACTGGTGTAAATGTTCTactaaaacaaaacccccaggagagaaatccctGAAACACATCAACTGGTCTGGCACCAGTGGTTTGCCACCAGACAAAGAACCAAGCTGCTTTTACCAATAAATCACTCTCAGGCTACCAATAcattgcatttatattttaaagcacCTGCAGCTACTCTgaaactgagcagcagcagtgagcagagcaaTACTCACCATCAATGAGTTCTTCCTTTAATTTTGTTAACTCCTTCCTCATTTCATCTAAAATATCCTAAAATGTGTCAGAGCATAAATAACAGATTAGCAAACAGATCAGTTTTGCCACCTGCAAATTTCTGTGGAGAGAAACCCAGAATTATCCCACTCCAATTCTTCCCATTAATCCTTAACCCTTCTGAGAAGCATAACCCACCCCTCAGCTTCCAGGTTAATCCTCAAAACCTGAGGCATCCCTAGAACATTAGTAGTGCAGGCACAACACAGAACAAACAGTCCCTGGAAGTGCCACAAATTGATTCCTGTAGGATTTATGAGAGGAGAAGGGGTAAGAGTGAGAGAGCTTTGCTACAGGTGAGATGTGATGTGGAATGCAAAGAAGGGAGCTCACTAAACACCCCGAGCCAAGAACtattccaaagggaaaaagaaaaggtaatcAAGGTAATCAAGGTCCCAGTCCCAGTGGAATGTGATGGAATGAAGACAACAGAGGGAAGTGCTGTCCCTGCTTGGtgttttttccatcctttcctcCAAGCTCCTCCAGAACCACTCACCAGGCCAGAAGCCACTCTAGAACTACCTGTTGAACCAGGACCCAATCCAGAACCATCCAAAACTGATCCACAAACCAACCTAAAGCCAACCACTACCTGGGGACATGGTCTAGAAGCAACTAGAAGTTGCTACAACTGGCTCTAGAATTACCCACCGAGCTGCAGCCTGCACCAGAATCTCTCTCCTCACTTGGGGATGATTGATCCAAACACCACCTGAAGATCCTTCACCTCCAACTCCACAGAGGGAGAATCCTCTACAGGATTCTTCTGCTCTTGAACTGGAGAGCTGCACAAAATGCAGCATTCCTGGGTGCTCTTCCACCACCAAACTTGTGACCACAGGTGCCCATATCTGACATTGAAACATGGTGGTACTTGTTCTGCTAGAGCTGCCCCAAGGGCTTGGGGATTGTTTGGGtacagagaagagaaggaaaggttTTCCAGGCAAACTGATTTCCCAGTTCCATCTATAATTCCAACACCatcctgtgtgtgctgcctAATGCAAAAGGAGGAACTTTGGGAGAAACTAATGGGGCTGTCTGAGCCTCCATCCTATAGCTCCAGCTCCTAAGAACCCCGACACAGGCctgggcaaaaataaaaactagaaTTTACTAAATCATTAACTTTGCAACTGGCTGACAAAACAGCTAAAAGCTGATATTGGGCAGCTGCAAGTCCTTCTATCCAACTTCCACAGCAAGCTTTTTTCAAGCATTATCCACATACCTGCTTCAATCTGTCATAATCTAGAGCTTCTGACTGTACTCCGTTGGCACTGGGCTGTCCCGTTGGTGTAGATTTTGGTCTGCAGCACAAAAACACATCCATGAGTTACTGGTTGCTCATTAATACAGGATACATAAGAGATTCCCCCATCAAAATTGCTGACATTTGTCTAACAAAAACATGGtaataaaaatcagaatggaaaacaaaaagaaatgttggGAGTGGGAGGATGGGAAAAATCAAGCAGACCCAAAATACCACACAGAATAGAAAGCAACACCCAAGAATGTTTTCCACACACTGGAAATATTAATTACCATAAGAGTTATTAGTTCAAAACAAGAACTTTCAAAGCAGCAGACAGATTTCGCTGTCAGTGGTTTCTGATTTCTTCATAATGGGCATGAAAAGCTGAATGTAACTCCCTGCTCATTCCAAAGAGGGGCTCCCAAGGAAGCACTCCCACTAATGACTGTGTGCTGATGCTGACTCTGTGAATGCTGAGCAATCACCCTGGGGGATTTTCAACACTTGACGGACCCAAGCAATGTTATCCAACTCCTCTGCAACCTCTATTATTTCATCAGTTGCTTTCTAAAGCTACTGAAAGCAAATGCTGTAAGAGCACCAAGAGTTATCAGGTGACACTTGAGAGAAGTTCTAATGATCTGGACTATGTCATATTTCATGTTTGCTTGTGAAAAACTCTCTTTGAGACATCAAAAACGTGCTTACCCAGACCACCTTGCGTTTTTAACACAGATTCCAACAGAAGGGgggttttcctgcctttccactTCTCTTTCCTGATCCCCTCTCTCATTCAAGGGTAATTCAGACCCATGGACTTacagagctgtgagcagagaaGAGCCTGGATGTTCACAGCATGGGTATCAAGAGAGCTCTCCCAAGAGGGAGGAATGTTCTGCtgttcaaaaatacattttatacaATCTTGGCCAGCATTCTCCCTCCCCTACCTATAAAACTTCAAGCCAAAAAGAAGCTGTGGACAAAATTCCTGACAATTCATCTCAGGGAGGGTTTCCCTGATGTTTAGAATTATCACAGTATGTTATTTTAAGGAAGAGCTGAGTATAAAGTAGACTAAGCTGGGTCCTGCTTCATTGCCCTTGTATGTGGCATCTCTGGCCTACACTCAGTGTGTCCCTTCAAAatccctgcacaggagaaaTTCATTCAgcactgcatttttctgcatttgttaCATGAGGCTGCAGACAGATTTACTGCCATGAAGGtggacaggaaggaaaaaagtattttatttctttgtttgttttacaaaatcacTACCTTGAGCTTTCATGCATCTTCCCTTACAAGACAGGAGTTTATCCATAAGGAAATTATCCtgttctgctggttttgttcagtAAGAGCTGAATGAACCTCACACTAGATTGTCTTGTTGGCTTTTACAAGCTGTCAGGACTATGCTCTGACTTGCTAACTGAAGAAGAACACTCCAAGTGTGACTCCAACAGAAGAGGGTGCACACATCAGAATGCTGGTTTGACACTTGTTCTTCCCTGGGGATCACAAACCTCAGCTGTAACAGTTTAAATGTAAGTTCCCAGAGAGAAACTGCTAATTACTATTCTTGAAACACACCAAAATGAAACACCCAATCCCCAGAGCAAGACAGAAGATGAAATACTGAGTAACTTGATAGTGAAAGAAGCTGGAAAATAGAATTCACCAGAGAACCTACAGTGTGCACTATGCTATGAAGGCAAACCACAGCTCAGGATCTTGTACAGAACTTTTTACATGTTACAGTGCTAAGTTCACTATGGAAGAGTTCCTTGCTCAAAAGCATTCATCAGCTGAGATCTTTGGGCATTGCTGTTTCATCTGGTAGCTGGTATTTCAAGAGTTACTCACAGTTTACACCTGAAATGGTGAGCCCTgacctgctccaggcagaacagCTGATTTTTTCAGATAGTTCACCTACAGTTTCTGATAATTTTCATGGACTGTAGCTCTGTTCCCATGCACTATGGCATGACAGCACTTATCCaacatgactgaaaaaaatcctcttaaaTGCAGCTCCTGGCAATGGGTAACAGGCAGTGCCTGCCTTAATGGAAAATCCCAACCAATAgaacactttaatttttttttaattacttatGAGTTTAATGTATTAATAAGATGACTTCAAAGAAAAGCTCTGCACTAACTgattgcttctttttcttcatatctTTAGAACAAAAAGTCAGTTTTATCCACCATAACTATCTACTGCTTCTATCTGTTAAAAATCTCCACAGGAAAGCTTCTTTATGAACACTGCCCCTCAATCTTGACAATGtgctcccttttttctttccaaaatgcaaGACATTCTTAACTCAAACACTGAAACCATAATTAGAAAAATTTCTAATCTCAGGAAAATCTAGCTGTGTTCCTCCCCAAGttatgctatttttttccctttttcagcCTGAATGCAGTTGACATTTAGGCAAACATTAGCAACTGAAATGGAGTGAATAAATCCATCCCAAGGTGGCTAAAGAGCTCTCCCGTGTGGTTTTCCATAGCATTGCCTGACAGACCCTAACACACCTTCAACCAAGCATGCAAAGGAAAGATCTTATCCATGCCAACATGCAGAATACACCACCCAAGATCAGTAGCTAAAAGGGGAACTTTTCATACAAAAAGATTCAGTAATCACCACAACGAGTGCCTTCATGAGAAACAAAGCTGGAATTGGACTCAGTAATTCTGAGAGGCTCTGGAACACATTTACCTCTGGAAAGCTCTCAAAGCCTGGAGGGTTACAATGTCAGTACTTTATGACCACTAGAGAGTGAAACTTAACATCTCCAGCAACAAAATACACGTGATGTTAACCAACTTGTGAATAAATTCCAAGTAGAAACATTAATTTaggttttaaaaatctttaatcAAAAAGCAGATGTGAAAACACACctagaaaattaattcctgttCCTCTCTGTCTGTATCAGTTTTGAAAATCTTCTTCTTAGAACACTAAATCCTGGCATATTCAACAGGAATTTGTACCTTTGCAGGTGGAGACTGccagaaaaccagaattttatATGAATTCATGCCTGGTTTTTAATCCATCTCAATTTTCCTTTGACACCATCTGCTTTTAACCAGTCCAAAAGTGGCCTCAACTGGACAGACAAAATGTGGGGGAGGAACCTGCTGGTGCACGTGGTGATTACCAACCCATGTAGAAAAAGTCCAACCCTGAACTGGTCAAAGGGGTTGTTAGGAAGTCTCAAATCCCAACAGGATGATACCTGTTTAATGAATCATAGAACCTGTTTTCAGAAGCAAGCAGATTTTTCCATGGAGATTCCCGTCTATTAGGGGGAAAAACACTACCTTTAAAAGCTATCAGAGGTCTTCATTTTGTTCACTTTTAGCACCTTCAACACCAGGGGGTTTCAGCAGATTCAAGAGTTCTACTTGCATGTTTCAGGAAATATTAAAAGCCCACAGCTTAagtcttttctgtttgctccAAAAAGCACAGGCCTGATTTTAGACAGGACACTAACTAAAAACATTCACTCTGAGTAACAACAACTTCATCCTCTACCTCTGGGGAAGCTCTGAAGAGAAAATTTTGCTGACTTGCCAGTTTTCTTAAGTGTGCTTTGCTTAATCCGTGTGTGTGActcccatcctccctgcagaggtcaggagcagctctccagccctaCCAGGTGAAAAATCCCCTCCTGGCAAAGACAGTGTTAGTGTCCCAAACTGCAGCTCCCCTTGCCTAAACAAAGCTAATTTAACAAGCTGCTTGCTGAGAGAGACTTGGCAAGGTGGCAAATGCAGAGAGTTAAGAAAAATGCAAGGATATTTAAGAGAGAATTCTTCTAACAGCTTCTCCTTCTATGAAATTCTCCTTATCCTGGCAGAGCATGCCATCAACACTGACTAGAAAATGGTATCAGCAGGCCTGAAGAATGTGCTGTGGCACCTTCCAGCAGGTTAGGACAgcactgggaaagaaaactgacattaaataaacacaaaattctTATTTTGGATTAGATTATATACCCAGGGAAGCTCACACCAAGTTAAATTCTATCTGTGTTTCCCACTGGATGAATGAAGACAAAAGGTTGATGGAGAGAGTGCCCCAGTAAATCCAAGAGATATCTCAAAAATCCTCTGTACTCCTCTAGgtcagaaagcatttttaaacagaCCTCAGCAACCTCTGAATTTCACCAGCTGGAAAAAGATCAAAAAAACTGGAAGCATAGAACAGTTTACAAAAACTTACTTCTGTAGAACCAAGACTTCAGAACATCCCAGACTCCCCAGAAGAGTCAGCTATTGAGAGTTGCCCTACTTATTAATCCCTTTACCCTATGGATAAGCAATTTGAGCAGAGTACCTACAGCCAAAGGGCCAGGTCAGCAACTGCCTCGCACAACATGAACTCTAAAATGCTCTTTAGGACTCCTCACACCAATTATTTCTGTGACAAGCTGCCCCTCAATGCCACCTTTTGAAGCAGATCAAAGTGTCAGCACAAGAGACCTTGGTTAAAGAAGGTCAGAGCtactggggaggaggggagagggcaggggaagcCAGGGCCAAAGGTGATGCAGTGTTTTGTTGCACTGACAGTGTGGCAGAGAGAATATCAACACCAATGGCACTTGCAGCTtgacaaaaaacaaagcaagcaacCAGAACCATGGCTGCAGACACCTCAAACTCCTGGATTTATTctaaaagagagaaagataCTGAGAGTGTTTAGTGTTGTATTTTAGAACTGAAGACACCAAGGGCAACCTCAACTACAAGTGAGGCCACTCAGAGAACAATTGGTTTTAATACTCTGATCACCAAATCTTCCATAGCTGTTTCCAACAGCCAGATTTTAATGGGAATTCAAGGAATTTCAAAAACAGCATTCCCAAGTTGAATGTGttctcttgttttctctcaAGAATTCAGGTAACTTCCTCAGATTATCAGGGGTCAGAACCCTTTAACCTCTGTGTACACAACACATAGGAATTCTAAATGAACCATAAGCCTTCTGCTTAAAGTAAATGACAATTAAACATACTCCAAAAACTTGCTAAAGCAGCCATTCCACTTCCTGAAAATGCCTTCCAAAACACTCCCTGCCTACCAGAGCTCCAGCTGACAAGTTAGCAAAGATTGGTTGATGCACTGAAGGATGTAAAACATTTCTATACTTCTTCAGGATGGACTTTCTTAGATTGGCTACTGAAAATTGTCACAGAATCAGATCTTACCAAGATAACTGAAATATCCACAAAGGCATTCTGTGAGTGGCAGAGAAATAGAAAGGTCACCTGTTCTCTAGATTTACTACTGAGCATGTGAACTGCAGTACTGAATTTGGTTTCACCTTGCAGGAAATTTCAgacttcaaatgaaaaattcaacaTTGCTGTAGGCAGATATAGAccttattaaaataaactttttttggGTAAAACTTTTGGTTTTACTGTCAAAAATTTCTCTTGTTAGCATTCTCCAAAAGTAAGCCTTCATTCTTACTTAAAACTGCTAAAAGCAGTTTCACAGCAGCCATTTTAAACCCATAAAGATGATCTTTACTATTCCACTCCAGTATCTTTAGCAGCATGTGCAACAAGAACAAATGCAAGGAAAAACCAGCTGGTAGAAAAAGGAGAGTACCTGGAAATAACAGGTGACTTGCTTCCATTCACTGTATTTGTCCTTTCCCAAGGCTTTCTTGTTAGTTCTGGAAAACAGAGTGAGGAGATGAAAAACTGTCTTTTTCCATCCACTGTGTAATTGATGAGAGGAAACTTCAAGCATCTGGCAACTCAAGTCAGCTGCTTggtgttttgctctttttattACATTGCTTTAGCTCTTTCACATTCAGCTACCCCTTTGTATTCATCTGTGAATGCATCAAGTGAGAGCATCCTGGAGTGTCACTGCTCTCCCAGCCACTGTAAATGCCATTTGATTCTTGATCCAGCTGGGAGAAGGtctggatttatttattttggatttatttatAGGTATTTATAGGTCCTGGATGGCTTCAGCTGTGAAACATGGAATTCTGTAACCAGTCAGCTGCAAACACTTGAGGAATAGGTTTCTAAGCTAAAGGAGTTCTCCTAAACTCTTAAtgatagaaaattaattcagtgcCAGTTTCAGTGAAGTGCCAGCAGACACAACCTGACACAACTAGAGTATCtttcagcaaaaagaaagaagaaggttCATTCCTTACACCTGCACAAGTTAAAACAGCCTTTCTGCAGTGTGGATTGTTATTACTTGCTATCATTACTTACTCAGGACTTCAGTGTGCCAGTGATCTTGTCAGTCTTCATATTTGGACCTTGTCTGGTGTGCTCCCTTTCTTTCATATTGCTTAGCTCTGCTAAGCTGGcaagcagagaggcagaaaggcCCTTTCAGAGTCTCAGAGTCTCTTACTgaccagaaataaaaattccctgggatgcagctggaTACTGAGAATATCTAAACTGTACAAGTCTGCCAGCAGAGTCTGTAACCCAGCCAAGTGCAGGCTACTTATGCTAGTAATAAgccttaaaattaattttatacaCCAGTTTTCAGAACTTGTCCTGCCATAGGAGTTATTTTAGCAGGATTTTAGCTATATCCGCAAAACTGAGAAAGttctgccatggctgcagttTGCTCAAGGATCCCAAGCATTCCTCTAAAACCTGTTCCAGTGATGAGGCTCAGCATTACCAGAGCATCTCACagcaagaaacaaagaaaattttctcaACTGCAAGGGAATGGTCAAATTCTGAATGcatttgacatttttaaaaggtttgaTGAGGCTTCTTATCATCACCAATTAAAGGAACCACTTCCATCggttttaatttccttctttttgggCCTGTATTACCAGAAGTGTTCCAAAAGCAGTCATTTTCCCAAGGTTAATGTCCTTTCTGTTTAACAGAATGAAGCAGACTCTCTtaatagaagaggaaaaaaaggggtgTGAGTGTGTGGGAAAACCTTGACTTGTGTGATGTCATTGATTTCATTGCAGTCTGACTTCTCTAGATGAGTGCCTGTATCTCAATACTAAGTTTGCCAGTTATTTCCATCTAGACACACAACTCCTAGGAGTCCTTTTTATTCCCCAGCCAGGTGTCACCTGGGTTTGGTTCACACTACAGCAGTGGTTAAGGTCTGCACATCATCAAGTGGCTGAATCATCTAGAGAAGTGCACACATGGGCAAGAAATCAGCAGAGGAAGCTGGAACAGACTGAAAGTTGGTGTATTCATTATCCAGTTACTCCCTTTCTGCTTCCACTGCCTTTTGGGGTGACAGACTGCAGGGTGACATGGCACAGCCCCCTCCTTTTGCAGGTATGCTGACAGTACCTCTTGGCCAACTGCAGAATGTGTAAGTTCTCCTACTGACTGTGTTGGCTACACAGCTCCAAACACTGCCTCTTCAGCAGAGGGATCATGGGCAAAAAATTTCAACACTCCGCATTTATATTCTTTATTCACTTGGTTCTTTTTATCCATCATCTTCTGAACCAGGAGCCATTCTACAGCAAAACCCCAGGCTGTAATCGTGGGAGCTCCAAAATTCAGCAGAGCTGACCAAGATTTATCACTAGATTTTAGCATTACAGAGTCCCAGAGTTCACAAACCTGAGCTACTTACCAGGTGTGCTTGTCGAAGAAACCTTAGAAGATGAAGACTCTGATTCTTCCTGATTAAaatggagaagagagggaacagggagagaggagagaaggagaaaaataaatctttataATCTGTTAGATTCACAAGAatcaatttttatatatatttaaaactgtATATAGAAAATGAGCAAGCACTTCACAGAGTAGGGgttatatgtatatttatacaGTTAAGTATAAATAATCTCTTGTACACCACTGGAATCTCTCTGATAAGCCTTGAGTATTGAGTAATTAATAAAATTAGATAATTAGATAAAATTAGATAAAATTTCTCAACTCACAGCTTTATCTTCTTTCTGCTCTGGTTCTGTTGATCCCTTTTCAGCAATTCTTCTCCTGTAAGCAGAGACAAAAGTTACCAAGCTCATCATGGCTTTAAGATGGAAGGATGTTGTTTACTGCAATTAAAGACTTATAGAGCCTCATGAAAATTAGTGTTTTAAGAAGTACTTTCAAAACACCTTCAAAGGCAAAGCCCTCCTGCCAAAGCAACTGTGCAATTTGAAGTCTGCATGCCCTCCCTTACTGCTGCACAAAGGCTTACACAGAAGTACTGGATTACACTCAAATAAAAATGGCTATTCATGAAACACGATCAGCCTCCCAAAGCAACCAcgagctgctctccatctgatcctcagccagctgcaagcaggcaccccaaaccccacctgggTGATGACTAAGcagatggagcagagcaggaacagctcctCACCTCCTGGCCAGCAGGGCACTCATTTCTTCCATCAACCCACTGCCTCCCAAGGGAAGGGGTCCATTTCCACGGCCACCGTCTGTTTTGGATGAAGcagagcctcctcctcctcctccactcgAACTGGAGGAGTCTTCACCCTTCAGAGCACACAAAAAGACAGCAGATGTGCCAACAGAATGAGAGCTGACTTCATGGAACCAGCGAAGTTCATGTGTAAGAAAGGCACatattgtatttgctgggaatgtcctgatgaaggcaggaatgatgcatctgactccacgttttcagaaggctaatttattgcttttatattatattatattaaagaatactatactatactaaagcATACAGAAAGGATAGCTACTCAGTGCTAAAAagttaataatgaaaactcgtgactctttccagagtcttgacacagcttggccccaactggccaaagagtcaaaacaactcacaccagaatccaatggaacaatTATCTTAAGGgaaaacaatccccaaacacactCCACATGTGAGTACTACACAGGAGAGGCAAATgaggtaagaattgttttccttttctctgaggcttctcagcttcccaggagaaaaatccggggtgaagggatttttcagggaATGCGAATGCTACAGGCACAAGTGCATAAAGGATGGTATGGGCTGGCAGCACACCTTGgaatgcttttttcttcatgaattGAGCCTACCCCAAATGCCTTCATATTGCAGTTGACCTTGACCAAAACTTAGGAAGCGGGGACAGGAAGGGGACAAAGAAACCAGAGCTCTATTTACCCGTGAGACTTTCCTAAGTTTGGCTCCAGCGAGTGCAGCTGCTAGTCCAGTTAGAGGGCGATTGTCCTCGGCCACGAATCCCGCTGAAAAGCCAGAGGCTGGCAGGGGGGGAGCCGGAGGGGGCAGGGGAACGGGAGGGGCTTGGCTGGGCAgcggaggaggcggcggcggcggcgggggcggccccgaaggtgggaggggaggaggtggtggagggCCAGGAGGAGGTGGGGCTGCTACTGAAGactgagctgggccagggggcaggggaggtgcaggaggaggtgcAGGCGGTCCTTGGACAACACCTAGtgtcagagagaaaacaaagagaagacaTTAAGGATTTAGAAAACAAAGGTCTTGCTTCCATTGAAAGGGTGGCTCTTTTGCTCAGTGTACGAGACATTAAAACTGGTAAGATACTGGGcaagaaaacactgaatttcagcATGAGAGAAGCATTCTTATATAATGtactaaaaaaattacacagtATCCTGTGAGAGATCAGACAGCTCCAGAGACATTGACATGAAACCCCTCCActcaggttctgtgctgcagccaagAACAGCTTTACACCAGGAAACAGGCAGAGGGTAAAGTCAGGCATGAGCATCACAGCAGGAGGAACAGCAGGGTGTGCTCACATGGTGCTGAACAGCATCTCACTGCATTAACAAGCACTGACACATCACCCAAACATCTGAACCCC is from Serinus canaria isolate serCan28SL12 chromosome 3, serCan2020, whole genome shotgun sequence and encodes:
- the ENAH gene encoding protein enabled homolog isoform X4, with protein sequence MSEQSICQARAAVMVYDDANKKWVPAGGSTGFSRVHIYHHTGNNTFRVVGRKIQDHQVVINCAIPKGLKYNQATQTFHQWRDARQVYGLNFGSKEDANVFASAMMHALEVLNSQEAGPTLPRQNSQLPSQVQNGPSQEEMEIQRRQLQEQQRQKELERERLDRERMERERLERERLERERLERERLEQEQLERERQERERQERLERERQEKERQDRERLERLERERQERERQEQLEREQLEWERERRISNAGVVQGPPAPPPAPPLPPGPAQSSVAAPPPPGPPPPPPLPPSGPPPPPPPPPPLPSQAPPVPLPPPAPPLPASGFSAGFVAEDNRPLTGLAAALAGAKLRKVSRGEDSSSSSGGGGGGSASSKTDGGRGNGPLPLGGSGLMEEMSALLARRRRIAEKGSTEPEQKEDKAEESESSSSKVSSTSTPELTRKPWERTNTVNGSKSPVISRRESPWKNLLASENRFYDSLNRPKSTPTGQPSANGVQSEALDYDRLKQDILDEMRKELTKLKEELIDAIRQELSKSNTA
- the ENAH gene encoding protein enabled homolog isoform X5 → MSEQSICQARAAVMVYDDANKKWVPAGGSTGFSRVHIYHHTGNNTFRVVGRKIQDHQVVINCAIPKGLKYNQATQTFHQWRDARQVYGLNFGSKEDANVFASAMMHALEVLNSQEAGPTLPRQNSQLPSQVQNGPSQEEMEIQRRQLQEQQRQKELERERLDRERMERERLERERLERERLERERLEQEQLERERQERERQERLERERQEKERQDRERLERLERERQERERQEQLEREQLEWERERRISNAGVVQGPPAPPPAPPLPPGPAQSSVAAPPPPGPPPPPPLPPSGPPPPPPPPPPLPSQAPPVPLPPPAPPLPASGFSAGFVAEDNRPLTGLAAALAGAKLRKVSRGEDSSSSSGGGGGGSASSKTDGGRGNGPLPLGGSGLMEEMSALLARRRRIAEKGSTEPEQKEDKAEESESSSSKVSSTSTPELTRKPWERTNTVNGSKSPVISRPKSTPTGQPSANGVQSEALDYDRLKQDILDEMRKELTKLKEELIDAIRQELSKSNTA
- the ENAH gene encoding protein enabled homolog isoform X2, whose product is MVYDDANKKWVPAGGSTGFSRVHIYHHTGNNTFRVVGRKIQDHQVVINCAIPKGLKYNQATQTFHQWRDARQVYGLNFGSKEDANVFASAMMHALEVLNSQEAGPTLPRQNSQLPSQVQNGPSQEEMEIQRRQLQEQQRQKELERERLDRERMERERLERERLERERLERERLEQEQLERERQERERQERLERERQEKERQDRERLERLERERQERERQEQLEREQLEWERERRISNAATPASVENSLNSVLGDSSASEPVLQAASQPVEAPSQQGVVQGPPAPPPAPPLPPGPAQSSVAAPPPPGPPPPPPLPPSGPPPPPPPPPPLPSQAPPVPLPPPAPPLPASGFSAGFVAEDNRPLTGLAAALAGAKLRKVSRGEDSSSSSGGGGGGSASSKTDGGRGNGPLPLGGSGLMEEMSALLARRRRIAEKGSTEPEQKEDKAEESESSSSKVSSTSTPELTRKPWERTNTVNGSKSPVISRRESPWKNLLASENRFYDSLNRPKSTPTGQPSANGVQSEALDYDRLKQDILDEMRKELTKLKEELIDAIRQELSKSNTA